One window of Rhodothermales bacterium genomic DNA carries:
- a CDS encoding TraR/DksA C4-type zinc finger protein, with product MDDGTYGICRITGKRIPLERLEAMPYADLSAPASARLAASSSH from the coding sequence ATCGACGACGGGACCTACGGGATCTGCCGCATCACGGGCAAGCGCATCCCGCTGGAGCGGCTCGAAGCGATGCCCTATGCTGATTTGTCGGCGCCAGCGAGCGCGCGTCTGGCGGCCTCGTCGAGTCATTAG